The genomic region ACCGAACCGCACGGGTTTGCCGTCGTCGCCTTTGATCTCGAACGTCAGCTCGGCCTCGAAGACGGGGCCGGTGTAATATTCGAGCCCGCGGACGACAGAGTAATCGGGAACGCGAATTTTGCCCTCATATCCGGCTTTCTCCACGAAGCGCTTGAGTTCGCTGAGATCGGCCAATCCATCGACGTAGAGCTGCGACGGCTCGAAGCCTCCTGTGCGCATTGCTGCAACGCCAAGGTCATCCTGTTCGAGAGCCGGCTGACTCACGAAATCCAAGAGCGCATCAATTTGTTCTTTCGTCAGTCCAGCGCCCTTGGTGAAATCGCCGGATTCGTCCTTGCGTCCAGGACCTAAAAGGAGCGCGACGTCGTCCTTAGAAAATTTATCGAGCTTATCAAGTGAACGGAGGACTGCTAAGCGGCGCGTGTCGTCGGCAAGATCAACGCCGACCGTCTCCAGCATACCGTCGAGCACTTTGCGGCTGTTCACCTTGATGACGTATTTGCCCTTCAGCCCAAGTGCTTCAAGCGTATCGGCAGCGAGCATGCAGAGTTCGGCATCGGCTGCGACGCTTTTCGCTCCCACCGTATCGGCATCGAACTGCATGAACTGGCGAAAGCGGCCGGGGCCGGGCTTCTCGTTGCGATAGACGTTGCCGAACGCATAGCGGCGGAACGGCTTCGGCAGGGTCTGGAAATTCTGAGCCACATAACGAGCGAGCGGTGCGGTGAGATCATAGCGCAGGCTCATCCATTGCTCGTCCTCGTCCTGAAACGAGAAGACGCCTGCATTCGGACGATCCTGGTCGGGAAGAAACTTGCCGAGCGCGTCGGTATATTCGATCGCAGGCGTTTCGAGCGCCTCGAAGCCATAGCGCTCATAGACGTCACGGATCTTCGCGATCATGTCGTTGAGCGCC from Hyphomicrobium sp. MC1 harbors:
- the hisS gene encoding histidine--tRNA ligase, with protein sequence MSKVNTNTRPKARLAKGFRDIEAPELKALNDMIAKIRDVYERYGFEALETPAIEYTDALGKFLPDQDRPNAGVFSFQDEDEQWMSLRYDLTAPLARYVAQNFQTLPKPFRRYAFGNVYRNEKPGPGRFRQFMQFDADTVGAKSVAADAELCMLAADTLEALGLKGKYVIKVNSRKVLDGMLETVGVDLADDTRRLAVLRSLDKLDKFSKDDVALLLGPGRKDESGDFTKGAGLTKEQIDALLDFVSQPALEQDDLGVAAMRTGGFEPSQLYVDGLADLSELKRFVEKAGYEGKIRVPDYSVVRGLEYYTGPVFEAELTFEIKGDDGKPVRFGSVGGGGRYDDLIARFTGQQVAATGFSIGVSRLQAALSLINESKTQALGPVVVLVMDKDADAVAGYQEMTQKLRNAGIRSEMYLGNAKSFGDQIKYADKRNSPCVIIQGSDERAKGEVTIKDLIEGAKAAAAIKDNKEWKEARAAQFSVSEVHLVQEVYNLIKRHQG